Within the Candidatus Rokuibacteriota bacterium genome, the region CTCTTCCGGCCCGAGACCGAGACGGGCGAGCGCGCCCGGCCGGTAGGACTGGCAGAAGACGTCGCAGTCGCGGACGAGCGCGCGCAGCCGGTCGGCGTCGTCGGCCTGCCGCAGGTCGAGCGACGCCGAGAGCTTGCCCAGCCCGGTGTCGATGACGAGGCCCAGCAGATTCGGCAGGTGCTTCGACGATACGTTCAGCACGTCGGCGCCGTAACCCGCGAGGGTGCGGCCGCAGATCGGCCCCGCGATGACGCGCGTGAGGTCGAGCACGCGGATTCCCGAAAGCGCGCGCTGGCCTGCGCCGGCAGGCTCCGGCGGGGTCTGGCCTATCTTCACAATCTCCAAGAGGGGCAGCTCAGCGACCGCGAGGCCCTGCGGATGGGCGTGCCACTCCGCGCCCGAGCGCACCATGCCGGTGGGCAGGCCCGCCGCGGCGAACGCGTTCTCAAGGTCAGGGGCGCTCCACTTCGCGACGGCCGCGGCGGCCGCCTCGCGCGTGCCCTCGCAGCCGAGCAGCCTGACAGCCCCTTCGTGGTGATGCGGCAGGTTTGAATGGATCTGGATCCAGCGCCCGTCGCCGGCCTGGTAGAAGCCGAAGATCGGATCGCGGAGATGGAGGTCCGGCTGGCTCTCCGCGCGCAGGTAGCGCTCGCTGCGGAAGGCGGCGACGGCGGCGCGCAGGTCGACCGAGACGGACTGGCTCCGCCCTGTCCGCAGCCGCCAGATCTCGGAGGCCGCGAGCGCGCCGGCGGCGATCACGGTGGAGGCCGCGGTGCCGATCTTGAAGTCGGTGGGCAGGATCGGGTCGGCGCCCGTGAGCGTCACGCGCTCGAGCGCGGCGGGCTCGCAGCCGGCGAGGCCCCACAGGCGCTCGAGCGCGCTGAACACGTCGGTCGGCACTAGACCGCCACGTCGGCCGACTGGATCCGCTTGACGCCTGCCGCCAGCATTTCCTGCCAGGCCTTCGCCATCGAGCCGCCGGCGTCGATCCCACGCGTGGCATCCTCGATCACGAGGGCATTGAAACCCGCCTTGCGCGCGTCCATCGCCGACCAGAACACACAGAAGTCGGTGGCGAGTCCGACGAGGAACACGGTCGTGAGGCCGCGCTCCCGCAGGTAACCGGCGAGCCCGGTCGGCGTCTTGCCGTCGGCCTCGTAGAAAGCCGAGTAGGAGTCCATCTGGTTGCGGTAGCCCTTGCGAATGATCAACTCGGCATGCGGAATGCGCAGGTCCTTGTGCAGCTCCGCGCCCGGGGTCCCCTGCACGCAGTGGTCCGGCCACAGCACCTGCGTCCCGTACGGCAGGCTCACCGTCTCGAAGGGCTTCTTGCCCGCATGGCTCGACGCAAAGGAGATGTGCCCCGGCGTGTGCCAGTCCTGCGTCAGGATCACGTGCTCGAAGGCCGGCGCGAGCCGGTTGATGATCGGGATGATCTTGTCCCCGTCGTTGACGGCGAGCGAGCCGCCCGGCGTGAAGCAGTTCTGCACGTCGACCACGAGCAGCAGGTCCTGGGGGCCCGGCTTGATCTTGGACTGGGCGAACGCTCGGGCGAGGCCGCCGGCCAGCGCGAAGCCGCCGGCAGCCAGCGTGAGGAACCCTCGACGAGTACACGTCATGGTGTCACCTCCTGGGGCGCTGGGTGATCTCGAAGCGCGTGACCGTCACGGGCTCTTGAGCCGCATGTCCTCGTACGCGGGGAACGGGTACATCGGGATGGAGTTGATGGTGTGGTCGGCCAGCCGCGGTCCTATGGCGATCAGCCCGCGCAGGTCCATGAGCGGCGCGAACATCACCCGATCGACGGTCGCCTGCTGGATGCGGTGGAGGAGCGCCTCGCGCCGGGCGGGATCCCGCTCCCGCCCCTGCTGGAGGAACAGCTCGTCGAGGTCGGGATAACCGCCGTAGGCGTAGCTGCCCTTGGAGTAGATGAACGCCTCCACGCGGCTCGCGGCGTTGCCCGAGTTCCCCACGGCGGTGAGGAACAGCCCGCGGAGCTTCTTCTCCTGCCAGGCGGCATAGAAGGCGGCGCGCTCCATCGGCCGCGCCCTCATCCGGATACCCGCGGCATTGAGGTTGTTCAGCGCGGCATCGCCCACCGTGGAGAAGCCGGGGATGGGCACGAACTCCCCGGCGTCGAGGCCGTTTGGGTAGCCGGCCTCAGCGAGGAGCTGCTTGGCCTTCTGCGGGTCGTAGGGCAGAGGCGGAACCTGGAGCGCGAAGTCCATCACCCGCGGAATGATGACGCCGGCCGGCGGGCAGAAACCGAGGCATGCGGCCTCGTTCGTCCCCTTGCGATCGAGGGCGTAGTTGACAGCCAGCCGCAGGCGCTTGTCGCTCCACGGCGACTTGGGATCCCACTGGTCGGCGAACTCGATCCAGAAAATGGACGCGTGGCGCGTGGCCGTCAGCGTCAGGCGCGGGTCGCGCTTCACGGCCTCCCCCTCGGGCCCGTCGAGGAAGAGCGCGAAGTCCGTCTCGCCGCTCTTGAGCATGGTCAGTCGCGTGGTGCTGTCGGGCACTCCCTTCATGGTCAGCCGCTTGACGTAGGGCGCGTGCCGCCAGTAGCCCGTGTAGGCTTCAAACACGATGTCGATGCCGGGACGCTGGCTCACGAACCTGTAGGGGCCCGCACCGATGGGCCGCTGCTTGAAGCCGTCCACCCCGACCTGCTCGAAGTACTTCCTGGGCAGGACGATCCCAGCGGCCGTGGCGGTGGTGCCATAGAAGGTCATGAAATCCGGCCAGGGCTCCTTGAGCTGGAAGCGCACGGTCAGCGGGTCGACCGCTTCCACCTGCCGCACGCGAGACTGAAGCTGCTTCGCGCCGGCGCCCTGGTAGCGCTCGAAGCTCCACTTCGCGTC harbors:
- a CDS encoding CoA transferase, which produces MPTDVFSALERLWGLAGCEPAALERVTLTGADPILPTDFKIGTAASTVIAAGALAASEIWRLRTGRSQSVSVDLRAAVAAFRSERYLRAESQPDLHLRDPIFGFYQAGDGRWIQIHSNLPHHHEGAVRLLGCEGTREAAAAAVAKWSAPDLENAFAAAGLPTGMVRSGAEWHAHPQGLAVAELPLLEIVKIGQTPPEPAGAGQRALSGIRVLDLTRVIAGPICGRTLAGYGADVLNVSSKHLPNLLGLVIDTGLGKLSASLDLRQADDADRLRALVRDCDVFCQSYRPGALARLGLGPEELARLRPGIVYVTLSAFSHVGPWRERRGFETIIQSVTGMAHEQGLGAAGGERPQHLPAQVVDHGTGYLAAFGAQVALARRAREGGSYLVRVSLAQTGRWVDGLGRVDGRRTPDLTLDAVQDLMADMDSPYGRLRHVVPAARLSETPAFWSRPTVPLGTHPAAWPA
- the pncA gene encoding bifunctional nicotinamidase/pyrazinamidase; protein product: MTCTRRGFLTLAAGGFALAGGLARAFAQSKIKPGPQDLLLVVDVQNCFTPGGSLAVNDGDKIIPIINRLAPAFEHVILTQDWHTPGHISFASSHAGKKPFETVSLPYGTQVLWPDHCVQGTPGAELHKDLRIPHAELIIRKGYRNQMDSYSAFYEADGKTPTGLAGYLRERGLTTVFLVGLATDFCVFWSAMDARKAGFNALVIEDATRGIDAGGSMAKAWQEMLAAGVKRIQSADVAV
- a CDS encoding ABC transporter substrate-binding protein, translating into MSQRRFRVIGWVVAALLLGMAQPGSAQAPSGEVTVSFHVTLAPSWFDPSTAPPQITPFGILYAVHDALVRPLPGQKMGSSLAESWTESPDGLVYEFKLRRGLKFHNGDPVTADDAKWSFERYQGAGAKQLQSRVRQVEAVDPLTVRFQLKEPWPDFMTFYGTTATAAGIVLPRKYFEQVGVDGFKQRPIGAGPYRFVSQRPGIDIVFEAYTGYWRHAPYVKRLTMKGVPDSTTRLTMLKSGETDFALFLDGPEGEAVKRDPRLTLTATRHASIFWIEFADQWDPKSPWSDKRLRLAVNYALDRKGTNEAACLGFCPPAGVIIPRVMDFALQVPPLPYDPQKAKQLLAEAGYPNGLDAGEFVPIPGFSTVGDAALNNLNAAGIRMRARPMERAAFYAAWQEKKLRGLFLTAVGNSGNAASRVEAFIYSKGSYAYGGYPDLDELFLQQGRERDPARREALLHRIQQATVDRVMFAPLMDLRGLIAIGPRLADHTINSIPMYPFPAYEDMRLKSP